The sequence GTCAACTTCATTTCTGGAGTAATCGGAGGTCACAGAGAGACCGCTTGATTTTATGTGTAGCGGAGGTCTTCAGTGGATAAAGTGCTCAGGCAGAAGGCACAATTAGCGGTTCTACGAGTGGTTTGAGGAAGTCGCTTAAATAACGATCGTTTTCAAACTTTAGTAACTATGTTTTTTTGAAACAGAGATTTAATGATGTGTCCACGGAGGTTCTAACCTCTTAGCCTTTTGGATGTTTTGGGGAAACTGGGTTCTGGACAATACATTATGTGAgacaaacaaaaatatataatataatataaataaataaatataaatataaataaatataaaacatTTTCATCATTTGGTACAATCACCTTCCGGTGTAAAAACCTTggaaattaaaaacaaaaaaaaaactatgTTTTAATTAAGAAGTGAGCGTTGGTCTTAAGccgaaaaagaaaggaaattcaaAATGAGTttaagggttggagggttggagggttgaaGTGTTTAAAAAGGTTGGAGGGTTTAAGGATTGGAGGGTTTAATGGATGGATGGtttgagggttggagggttggtggGTTGGAAGGTttaagggttggagggttggagggttggaaggtttaagggttggagggttggagggttggaaggtttaagggttggagggttggagggtttaagggttggagggttggagggttggaaggtttaagggttggagggttggaaggtttaagggttggagggttggagggtttaagggttggagggttggagggttggaaggtttaagggttggagggttggaaggTTTAGGATTGGATGGTTTAAGGGTTGGAGGGTTTAAGGGTTGGAGGGTTAAGGGTTGGAGGGTttaagggttggagggttggagggttggaaggtttaagggttggagggttggaaggTTTAGGATTGGATGGTTTAAGGGTTGGAGGGTttaagggttggagggttggagggttggaaggtttaagggttggagggttggaaggTTTAGGATTGGATGGTTTAAGGGTTGGAGGGTTTAAGTGTTGGAGGGTTAAGGGTTGGAGGGTttaagggttggagggttggagggttggaaggtttaagggttggagggttggaaggTTTAGGATTGGATGGTTTAAGGGTTGGAGGGTTTAAGGGTTGGAGGGTTAAGGGTTGGAGGGTTTAAGGGTTTaagggttggagggatggagggttggAAGTTTAAGGGTTGGAGGGTTTAAGGGTTGCAGGGATGGAGGGTTTAAGGGTTTGAGGGTTGGAGGGTTTAAGGGTTGGAGGGTTTAAGGGTTGCAGGGATGGAGGGTTTAAGGGTTTGAGGGTTGGAGGGTTTAAGGGTTGGAGGGTTTAAGGGTTGCAGGGATGGAGGGTTTAAGGGTttaagggttggagggttggagggttggatggtttaagggttggagggttggagggttgaaGGGTTGAAGGGTTGGAGGGTTTAAGGGTTGGAGGGTTTAAGGGTTGGAGGGTTAAGGGTTGGAGGGTTAAGGGTTGAAGGGTTGGATGGTTTAGGGTTGGAGGGTTTAAGGGTTGGAGGGTTAAGGGTTGGAGGGTTTAAGGGTTGCAGggatggagggttggagggtttaaGGGTTTaagggttggagggatggagggttggAAGTTTAAGGGTTGGAGGGTTTAAGGGTTGCAGGGATGGAGGGTttaagggttggagggttggagggtttaaGGGTTGGAGGGTTTAAGGGTTGCAGGGATGGAGGGTTTAAGGGTttaagggttggagggttggagggttggatggtttaagggttggagggttggagggttggatggTTGGAGGGTTTAAGGGTTTAAGGGTTGAAAGGTTGGAGGGTTATGGGTTGGTGGGTTAAGGGTTGGATGGTTTAAGGGTTGGAGGGTTTAAGGGTTGGATGGTTTAAgggctggagggttggagggttggagggttaagGGTTCAAGTGTTTAAAAAGGTTGGATGGTTTAAGGATTGGAGGGTTTAATGGATGGAGTGTTTGAGGGATGGAGGGTTTGAAGGTTGGAGGGTTGGTGGGTTAAGGGTTGGTGGGTTAAGGGTTGGTGAGTTGGACGTTTAAGGGTTTTTACTCAGTGATGTATCTGTCCCATTATGATGCATGTGCAGCGCCATTAAGGCCATCTCCATTTCGAAGTAGGCCATTTTCTTCCACTACTTCTATGAGTAGGTTGCATACAGTCACCTGGAGGTTTTGTACTGGTGATTTACTGTTATGGATTTCATCTACAGCTATGGGATGTTTTGCTCAGgagtataattcattggctgattCTTCCTGATAACCTGGATGGAATTGTTTGATTCTTCTTTAACCCGAgaaggaagtcccacccagttccTAAGTCCTCAATGTCCATGCCAAAACAGGTCATCTTTATCTCTATAGGGTATCCGTAgtaactgtctgtgtttcaggaCGTGTGTCCATGAGGTCCATGTGGCTATGgcatgatgttgttgttgttgttgacatgcaatgtgttgtttttgttgacaggatgttgtttttgttgttgttaacaggacGTGTGTTgatgctgttgttgttgacagaacgtgtgttaatgttgttgttgtttacagggcaagtgttgatgttgttgttgttgacaggacgtgtgttgttgttgttgacgggacatgtgttgttgttgttgttgacaggacgtgtgttgttgttgttaacaggacGTGTGTTgatgctgttgttgttgacaggatgtgtgttgatgttgttgttgacaggatgtgtgttgttgttgttgacaaggagtgtgttgatgttgttgtccTTGACAGAAcgtgtgttgatgttgttgttgttgacaggacgtgtgttgttgttgttgacaggacgtgtgttgatgttgttgttgttgacaaggagtgtgttgatgttgttgactgggcgtgtgttgatgttgttgttgttgacaggacgtgtgttgttgttgttgacagggcgtgtgttgatgttgttgttgttgactgggcgtgtgttgatgttgttgttgttgacaggacgtgtgttgatgttgttgttgttgacaaggagtgtgttgatgttgttgttgttgacaggacgtgtgttgttgttgttgacaggacgtgtgttgttgttgttgacaggacatatgttgttgttgttgagaggacgtgtgttgttgttgttgacaggacgtgtgttgttgacaggacgtgtgttgttgttgacaggacgtgtgttgttgacaggacgtgtgttgttgttgacaggacgtgtgttgttgacaggacgtgtgttgttgttgacaggacgtgtgttgttgacaggacgtgtgttgttgttgacaggacgtgtgttgttgttgacaggacgtgtgttgttgttgacaggacatgtgttgttgttgacaggacgtgtgttgttgttgacaggacatgtgttgttgttgacaggacgtgtgttgttgttgacaggacgtgtgttgttgttgacaggacgtgtgttgttgttgacaggaatgtgtttatgttgttgttgacaggaatgtgtttatgttgttgttgacaggaatatgtttatgttgttgttgacaggacgTGTGCCCATGAGGTCGTTGCTGTTGGTGCTTCTGCTGATTGGCGTCCAGGCTGTACTGAACATGGGAGGTGTCCTGGGCCCGGTGGCAGCCAACCACAGCGCAGAACACCACACAGTAGCCAATGGCAGAGCAAAACAGCAGCGGGCGGCCCGCCTCTCAGTGTCACCTCAGCAGGAGCAGCAGACTCAGCAGAGACCCAGCCGGACCAGACAGGCCCACAGGCCAGCCTCTCTACCCCAGGGCAGGATCTCTTCCCTGGGCCACTCTGAGACAggctccccctctacctcctccatccCGGAGGTGGACACCAAACTGTTCGGCAAGCGGCTCTACCACTCCTCACCGCGCGTCGTCTTCAGTGACGTACCCCCCTCTCACCACGGCCTGGGGGGGGAGacgggggaagaggagggagaggaggaagtgggGAGGGTGACGGGTGGGGGAGTGAGGGTGAGGCGGAAGGCGGGGGGGCAGCCCATGCACAGGGGGGAGTACTCCGTGTGCGACAGCATCAGCGTGTGGTTGGGGAACCTGACCAAGGCCACAGACATCGCCGGCAACGAGGTGGAGGTTCTGCCAGAGGTGAAGATAGACAACGTTCGCAAGAGACAGTTCTTCTACGAGACCACCTGCCGTGTGGCCACACCCCCGGGGGgcggagctggggctgggggaggAGTTATGGGAGGCGGGCCCAAGGCGAGGGCCAAATCAGGGTGCCGCGGCATCGACAGCCGTCACTGGAACTCGTACTGCACCAACACGCACACGTACGTGCTCGCGCTCACCAAGTCCAAGGAGCAGATGGCGTGGAGGCTGATACGCATCAACGCAGCGTGTGTGTGCGTCCTCAGCCGCAAGTCCTGGAGGCATTGACCTTTAACCCCTGGGACTATGGACCCTGAACCACACACCATCAtcactgacctttaacccctgggACTATGGACCATGGACCATGAACCCTGaaccacacacagtacacacaccatcatcactgacctttaacccctgggAATATGGACCATGGACCATGGACCCTGAACCACACACCATCATCACTGACCTTTAACCCTGGGAATATGGACCATGAACCCTGAACCACACACCATCAtcactgacctttaacccctgggACTATGTACCATGAACCCTGAACCACACACCATCAtcactgacctttaacccctgggACTATGGACCATGGACCATGAACCCTGaaccacacacagtacacacaccatcatcactgacctttaacccctgggAATATGGACCATGGACCATGGACCCTGAACCACACACCATCAtcactgacctttaacccctgggACTATGGACCCTGaaccacacacagtacacacatcaTCATCGGCCATCATTAGGGGTCGAGTATGATTGCCCTCCTGgtgggtctcacacacacactcttgaatcaccccccccccctacctCAGTCAGTGTCCTGGTTCTTCTAAGTTATGAGGACTGTAAGTCATATTTATATTTTAAACAGTCAAATATGAATTTAAATATATATTAAAtaagtgtgtatatatacacacatcatGAAATCAAGCtttcattgttgttgttgttgatgttgttatttattaaacTCTTCAGTATATGCCTGGTTCCTTACTCTCATTGGCTGTTGGAGCTTTTCAGAGATCTCTATTGACACCATGCAGAgagacatggtgtgtgtgtgtctggtgataCTCTCCTTATGGGTACCAGAAGTTCTCACaaacaagtggggacatttcaccGGTCCCTACAAGgttaaaaggctattttaggcttaggggttaggtttagggttcaaatgagggttagggttaagggttaagtttagggtttaacggttaaggaaaataggatttgaatgggaatcaattgttttgtccccacaaggatagcataacaaacgtgtgtgtttgtgtgtttgcgtgcatgtgtgtatgccGGTGTGAGTTTGCATGGTGCCTGTGGACATGTCGGAGAATCTCACCCTGGCCGTGCTGGCCCTCACTGGTTGACCAGGCAGAGTACAAGAATACACACACTGTCTGGGACCAACCTGATGCTGGAACTTCGGGATTCCTGTCACCTTGGAGTGCTGGTGTTAACAAAGCCGATGGTGTTGAGAACTATGTGATGTTAGAGCTATCACAGGAGGGACGGTCCCAACTAACATCTGGACAccgaaggagaggtggagagagaagggagaggagggggtgagtgcAGGGGTAGGATAGAGTGGAGGAGttctggaaggagagaggaggggaaagagggagaagaaggggagagTATGAGGaggtatggagagggagagaggatggagagaggatggagggagagaggatggagagagaaagagaggatggagggagaaagagaggatggagggagagagagaggatggagggagagagagaggatggagggagagagggaggatggagggaggatggagagaggctggagggagaggatggagggaggatggagagaggatggagggagagaggagggagggatggattttggcctttctagggagtttttcctagccaccgtgcttttacacctgcattgtttgctgtttggggttttaggctgggtttctgtacagcactttgagatatcagctgatgtacgaagggctatataaataaatttgatttgatttgatttgatttgaaggagagaaggagagaggatagagggaggatggagagaggctgTAGAGTGGATGGAGGGTTGGAgcaagagaggatggagggaaggggagaggatggagagaggatggggggaaggggagaggatggagagagggaaataggATGGAACGAGGATGGAGACAGGATGAgaaaggatggagaggatggagctactttcttgcaattctattttgtaatgacttatgccatgttaatatgatatctgagtgagccAAAATCAATGTGGTAttcagccatgattactacaagtttagatagctggataGACTAACTACAATCTAAAAAtggttagctgacatggctaattgagtgactgacataacaataatgataataataataatagtttgTTTTTATGAGTTGGGCCTGTTATGAGAAATAGTGTCTCCCGGCCTAATAGTGTCCCCCTCTGCGTCAACATGGGATTCGATGACTTCTAGCTACTGTTGCTAGGGCTGTTGCTAGGGCTGTTGCTAGGGCTGTTGCTAGAAATTCTGACTGGATTACGTCATGAACCAAAGCGTCCGTTGCTATGCCGGTTGCTTGGTTACCACGTAGCTGTCGCGAAGGAAGGAGGACACTTGGAGTTCCATTTCACCTCAATTAATTACCTCAGAATTGCTCTCCAAGGACGGTGACAAGCTGCCGCTTCAGAGGACCGAAAAGACTGGAAAGAGATCACTCTTTCTTGACCATATATTTGTTTTTTATATAAGAACATTTGTTAAATCGGAATAAATGATTTAAGCTGTTTTTAGATTTGACGTTTACTGTACTTATTTACCTCAGCCTGTCTAGTCAGCTAAAGCCGGCTACAATAGCCAGACAGTTTAATTTAGCtaacgtcagctagctagctactgtaactgtTATTGTAGCTTTCTGTTTGTATGTAGCTTGCACTTCAATGGCATGCCTCGAGGAGATTTTATTGTATCTTTCCAACCAGGCTAGGTACTATAAAGAcaacactgatctcgacaagagACACCACATTCAGAGAAATTCACaattcagggtaacgttatgCAGTTCACTTCTATTAGATGGTTAACTGGTTGGATTTACCAATGAAAAAACACAGAGATGCATGCTGGACATGTCAGAGTGAAGCACATGATTGCCAAAATGAACCTACTCTTCTTCTGATGGAGGTGGTGGACAGCTGGGTAAGTGAAAGAACCTTTTGTTTATCAATCACATTCTAGTATATCTGGAATGATTAGGATTTCAATGAATGTCATATCAGAGAGCACACAATGTTTCAATGTGTCACTTTGTATTTAAAGGTCATAACtttgtctagccagccagaagtctgagagggtgaagactgtggtaccagagtcctgtctagccagccagaagtctgagagggtgaagactgtggtaccagagtcctgtctagccagccagaagtctgagagggtgaagactgtggtaccagagtcctgtctagccagccagaagtctgagagggtgaagactgtggtaccagagtcctgtctagccagccagaagtctgagagggtgaagactgtggtcccagagtcctgtctagcctgccagaagtctgagagggtgaagactgtggtaccagagtcctgtctagccagccagaagtctgagagggtgaagactgtggtaccagagtccaaaagagcatgccagaagtctgagagggtgaagactgtggtaccagagtcctgtctagccagccagaagtctgagagggtgaagactgtggtaccagagtccaaaagagcatgccagaagtctgagagggtgaagactgtggtaccagagtccaaaagagcctgccagaagtctgagagggtgaagactgtggtaccagagtcctgtctagccagccagaagtctgagagggtgaagactgtggtaccagagtcctgtctagcctgccagaagtctgagagggtgaagactgtggtaccagagtcctgtctagccagccagaagtctgagagggtgaagactgtggtaccagagtcctgtctagccagccagaagtctgagagggtgaagactgtggtaccagagtcctgtctagcctgccagaagtctgagagggtgaagactgtggtaccagagtcctgtctagcctgccagaagtctgagagggtgaagactgtggtaccagagtcctgtctagccagccagaagtctgagagggtgaagactgtggtaccagagtcctgtctagcctgccagaagtctgagagggtgaagactgtggtaccagagtcctgtctagccagccagaagtctgagagggtgaagactgtggtaccagagtcctgtctagccagccagaagtctgagagggtgaagactgtggtaccagagtcctgtctagccagccagaagtctgagagggtgaacactgtggtaccagagtcctgtctagccagacagaagtctgagagggtgaagactgtggtaccagagtccaaaagagcatgccagaagtctgagagggtgaagactgtggtaccagagtccaaaagagcctgccagaagtctgagagggtgaagactgtggtaccagagtcctgtctagccagccagaagtctgagagggtgaagactgtggtaccagagtcctgtctagcctgccAGTAGTCTGAGAGGGTGAATACTGTGGtcccagagtcctgtctagccagccagaagtctgagagggtgaagactgtggtaccagagtcctgtctagcctgccagaagtctgagagggtgaataCTGTGGtcccagagtcctgtctagccagccagaagtctgagagggtgaagactgtggtaccagagtccaaaagagcctgccagaagtctgagagggtgaagactgtggtaccagagtcctgtctagccagagaagtctgagagggtgaagactgtggtaccagagtcctgtctagccagccagaagtctgagagggtgaagactgtggtaccagagtcctgtctagccagccagaagtctgagagggtgaagactgtggtaccagagtccaaaagagcatgccagaagtctgagagggtgaagactgtggtaccagagtcctgtctagccagccagaagtctgagagggtgaagactgtggtaccagagtccaaaagagcatgccagaagtctgagagggtgaagactgtggtaccagagtccaaaagagcctgccagaagtctgagagggtgaagactgtggtaccagagtcctgtctagccagccagaagtctgagagggtgaagactgtggtaccagagtcctgtctagccagccagaagtctgagagggtgaagactgtggtaccagagtcctgtctagccagccagaagtctgagagggtgaagactgtggtaccagagtcctgtctagccagccagaagtctgagagggtgaagactgtggtaccagagtcctgtctagcctgccagaagtctgagagggtgaagactgtggtaccagagtcctgtctagccagccagaagtctgagagggtgaagactgtggtaccagagtcctgtctagccagccagaagtctgagagggtgaagactgtggtaccagagtcctgtctagcctgccagaagtctgagagggtgaagactgtggtaccagagtcctgtctagccagccagaagtctgagagggtgaagactgtggtaccagagtcctgtctagccagccagaagtctgagagggtgaagactgtcgccagagtcctgtctagccagccagaagtctgagagggtgaacactgtggtaccagagtcctgtctagccagacagaagtctgagagggtgaagactgtggtaccagagtccaaaa comes from Oncorhynchus nerka isolate Pitt River unplaced genomic scaffold, Oner_Uvic_2.0 unplaced_scaffold_2438, whole genome shotgun sequence and encodes:
- the LOC115127839 gene encoding nerve growth factor-like: MFMLLLTGRVPMRSLLLVLLLIGVQAVLNMGGVLGPVAANHSAEHHTVANGRAKQQRAARLSVSPQQEQQTQQRPSRTRQAHRPASLPQGRISSLGHSETGSPSTSSIPEVDTKLFGKRLYHSSPRVVFSDVPPSHHGLGGETGEEEGEEEVGRVTGGGVRVRRKAGGQPMHRGEYSVCDSISVWLGNLTKATDIAGNEVEVLPEVKIDNVRKRQFFYETTCRVATPPGGGAGAGGGVMGGGPKARAKSGCRGIDSRHWNSYCTNTHTYVLALTKSKEQMAWRLIRINAACVCVLSRKSWRH